From the Malus domestica chromosome 17, GDT2T_hap1 genome, one window contains:
- the LOC114822708 gene encoding lipid phosphate phosphatase 2-like isoform X1 gives MPWWDLGLLSRLKNLSGVVFQNKMQEVELGSHTVRSHGVTVARTHMHDWVILMLLGLIEVILYVIHPFYRFVGKDMMTDLKYPLKSCTVPFWAVPMYAVALPIAIFVVVYFRRRDVYDLHHAILGLLFSVLITGVLTDAIKDAVGRPRPDFFWRCFPDGKDVYDKWGNVVCHGVKSVIKEGHKSFPSGHTSWSFAGLGFFSLYLSGKIQVFDRKGHVAKLCIVILPLLVASLVGVSLVDDYWHHWQDVFAGGLLGLTVATFCYLKFFPPPYHAQGWGPYAYFQVLEELRSGAQVTSTINGSNVQVTEARVENQVDETSNHGCMGLTLARGSGSALEDLESGRR, from the exons ATGCCTTGGTGGGATCTTGGATTGCTTTCTCGTCTCAAAAACTTGAGTGGCGTCGTCTTTCAG AACAAAATGCAGGAAGTTGAGCTTGGTTCACATACTGTAAGGTCCCATGGGGTGACAGTTGCAAGGACACACATGCATGATTGGGTGATACTGATGCTTCTTGGGTTGATAGAGGTCATCCTTTATGTGATTCATCCATTTTATCGCTTCGTAGGAAAAGATATGATGACTGATCTTAAATATCCCTTGAAAAGTTGCACAGTACCTTTTTGGGCTGTCCCT ATGTATGCAGTTGCACTGCCCATAgcaatttttgttgttgtctaTTTCCGCAGGAGAGATGTCTATGACCTTCACCATGCCATACTAG GTCTATTGTTCTCTGTTCTGATAACAGGGGTTCTTACAGATGCTATAAAAGATGCAGTTGGTCGACCCCGACCAGACTTCTTTTGGCGCTGTTTTCCAGATGGGAAGGAT GTGTATGATAAATGGGGAAATGTTGTATGCCATGGTGTGAAGAGTGTTATAAAGGAGGGGCACAAGAGTTTTCCAAGTGGCCATACTTCAT GGTCCTTTGCTGGTCTTGGATTTTTCTCACTGTATTTGTCAGGAAAAATACAAGTATTTGATCGCAAAGGCCATGTTGCAAAACTTTGCATTGTTATTCTTCCACTACTTGTTGCATCACTTGTCGGAGTTTCTCTAGTAGATGACTACTGGCACCACTGGCAAGATGTGTTCGCTGGAGGTCTCCTAG GCCTTACGGTTGCCACCTTTTGCTATTTGAAGTTCTTTCCACCCCCATACCATGCCCAAG GTTGGGGTCCTTATGCATACTTCCAAGTGTTGGAGGAGTTGCGTTCAGGGGCACAAGTAACCAGCACAATAAATGGGAGCAACGTGCAGGTCACAGAGGCTCGGGTTGAGAATCAAGTAGACGAAACAAGCAACCATGGATGTATGGGGTTAACATTAGCACGTGGTTCTGGTTCAGCGTTGGAAGATTTAGAATCTGGGAGGAGATAG
- the LOC103405760 gene encoding receptor protein kinase-like protein ZAR1: MILQVLCLAFLVCNSLSLVSCINEEGLALLSFKESLTKNPESSLSTWNSSDQTPCSWVGVTCREEKVVSLSIPNKQLSGIFPRALGNLSALRHLNLRENKLSGSLPSELFNAKALQSLVLSGNSLSGSVPAEIGKLSYLQALDLSQNSFNGSIPSSIVQCKRLKILVLAQNQFSGSLPQGMGTSFVHLQKLNISFNILSGSIPEEMSNLSSLRSTLDMSHNLFNGSIPPSLGSLPETVYIDLSYNNLSGPIPLNGALINIGPTAFVGNRLLCGLPLKISCSSSSQSSNSQNSGGSSGMNGKHNNSSRGIFVITVAAGVMAGIFIAGFLFSNWYKKVCTCKIRERFAGCKFEQKLKVGNDLFCFKRHGMDTVPENLEHYYFVQVDLQVNLDLDKLLKSSAFLLGNSGIGIVYRVVLEDGRTVAVRRLGDGGSQRFKVFQNQIEAIGKMRHPNIVNLLAYCWSVDEKLLIYDYIPNGDLATAIHGKPGMVSFTPLSWPARLKIMNGLAKGLAYIHEFSPRRYVHGNLRPRNILLGQNMEPRISDFGLGRLANLTEESLSSSSFQLEQIMAETPPQNSPYVQRTSSSLAAPGPCYKAPEASKVTKPSQKWDVYSFGVVILEMISAKMPFMRIGSLEMDLIQQFQLCIEERKPLCDLLDPFLAPDVDMKEEIVAVLKIALACVHKSPEKRPSMRFVCDNLARLA; the protein is encoded by the exons ATGATTTTGCAAGTTCTTTGCTTGGCTTTCCTTGTATGCAACTCTCTCTCACTTGTCAGTTGTATAAATGAAGAAGGATTGGCTCTACTTTCGTTCAAGGAATCCTTAACGAAAAACCCCGAAAGCTCTCTGAGTACCTGGAACTCATCAGACCAAACCCCATGTTCATGGGTTGGAGTTACATGCAGAGAAGAAAAGGTTGTATCTCTCAGCATTCCAAACAAACAGCTTTCTGGGATTTTCCCTCGTGCTCTTGGGAACCTCTCCGCCCTGCGGCATCTGAATCTCCGGGAGAACAAACTCTCCGGAAGCTTGCCGTCTGAGCTTTTCAATGCAAAAGCTCTCCAGAGCTTGGTGCTGTCGGGAAATTCATTATCTGGTTCTGTTCCAGCTGAGATAGGGAAGCTCAGTTACCTGCAAGCATTAGATCTTTCGCAAAATTCATTCAATGGTTCGATACCTTCATCTATAGTTCAGTGCAAGAGACTAAAGATCCTTGTCCTTGCTCAAAACCAGTTCTCTGGCTCCCTTCCACAAGGTATGGGAACCAGTTTTGTTCATCTTCAAAAgctcaatatttccttcaatattctCAGCGGTTCGATTCCTGAGGAAATGAGCAACTTGTCAAGTTTGAGATCAACCCTTGATATGTCTCATAACTTGTTCAACGGTTCTATTCCGCCATCCCTAGGAAGCTTGCCTGAGACGGTATACATTGATCTCAGTTACAACAATCTCAGTGGACCGATTCCACTGAATGGTGCTCTGATCAATATAGGACCAACGGCTTTCGTAGGCAATCGTTTACTCTGCGGACTGCCATTGAAGATTTCATGCTCTTCAAGCAGTCAAAGCTCAAATTCTCAAAATTCAGGCGGCAGCTCTGGTATGAATGGGAAACACAACAACTCAAGCAGAGGTATTTTTGTGATTACTGTTGCTGCAGGTGTCATGGCTGGAATTTTTATTGCTGGGTTTTTGTTCTCCAACTGGTACAAGAAGGTTTGTACCTGCAAAATACGTGAACGTTTTGCTGGCTGCAAATTTGAACAAAAACTAAAGGTCGGAAATGACCTATTCTGCTTCAAAAGACATGGCATGGATACCGTACCAGAGAATTTGGAGCATTACTATTTTGTGCAAGTGGATCTGCAGGTGAATTTAGATCTTGACAAACTGCTGAAATCATCTGCTTTTCTTCTGGGTAATAGTGGGATCGGGATTGTGTACAGAGTTGTTCTTGAAGACGGAAGAACTGTAGCAGTGAGAAGATTGGGAGATGGAGGTTCCCAAAGGTTCAAGGTATTCCAAAATCAAATTGAAGCAATAGGAAAGATGAGGCATCCAAATATTGTGAATCTTTTAGCATATTGCTGGTCTGTTGATGAGAAACTGCTTATCTATGATTATATCCCAAATGGTGACCTTGCTACTGCAATTCATG GAAAACCTGGAATGGTATCCTTCACACCTCTTTCTTGGCCTGCACGTCTGAAAATCATGAATGGCTTGGCAAAAGGATTGGCTTATATTCATGAATTTAGTCCCAGAAGATATGTGCATGGAAACTTGAGGCCTAGAAACATACTGCTTGGACAAAACATGGAACCCCGTATCTCCGACTTCGGACTAGGCCGCCTTGCTAACTTAACTGAAGAGTCCTTGTCATCATCGTCGTTTCAACTGGAACAAATAATGGCTGAAACACCACCTCAGAATTCTCCATATGTGCAAAGGACATCGAGCTCACTAGCGGCACCCGGACCTTGCTATAAAGCTCCTGAAGCATCAAAAGTAACCAAGCCATCACAGAAATGGGATGTTTACTCATTTGGGGTAGTTATACTGGAGATGATTTCTGCTAAGATGCCATTTATGAGAATTGGTTCTTTGGAAATGGATTTGATACAACAGTTTCAGCTCTGCATTGAGGAAAGGAAGCCACTCTGCGATCTGTTGGACCCGTTCCTAGCTCCTGATGTAGACATGAAAGAGGAGATTGTTGCGGTGCTGAAAATCGCTCTTGCTTGTGTTCATAAAAGCCCTGAAAAGAGACCTTCTATGAGGTTTGTCTGTGATAATTTGGCCAGGTTGGCCTAG
- the LOC114822708 gene encoding lipid phosphate phosphatase 2-like isoform X2, protein MPWWDLGLLSRLKNLSGVVFQNKMQEVELGSHTVRSHGVTVARTHMHDWVILMLLGLIEVILYVIHPFYRFVGKDMMTDLKYPLKSCTVPFWAVPMYAVALPIAIFVVVYFRRRDVYDLHHAILGVLTDAIKDAVGRPRPDFFWRCFPDGKDVYDKWGNVVCHGVKSVIKEGHKSFPSGHTSWSFAGLGFFSLYLSGKIQVFDRKGHVAKLCIVILPLLVASLVGVSLVDDYWHHWQDVFAGGLLGLTVATFCYLKFFPPPYHAQGWGPYAYFQVLEELRSGAQVTSTINGSNVQVTEARVENQVDETSNHGCMGLTLARGSGSALEDLESGRR, encoded by the exons ATGCCTTGGTGGGATCTTGGATTGCTTTCTCGTCTCAAAAACTTGAGTGGCGTCGTCTTTCAG AACAAAATGCAGGAAGTTGAGCTTGGTTCACATACTGTAAGGTCCCATGGGGTGACAGTTGCAAGGACACACATGCATGATTGGGTGATACTGATGCTTCTTGGGTTGATAGAGGTCATCCTTTATGTGATTCATCCATTTTATCGCTTCGTAGGAAAAGATATGATGACTGATCTTAAATATCCCTTGAAAAGTTGCACAGTACCTTTTTGGGCTGTCCCT ATGTATGCAGTTGCACTGCCCATAgcaatttttgttgttgtctaTTTCCGCAGGAGAGATGTCTATGACCTTCACCATGCCATACTAG GGGTTCTTACAGATGCTATAAAAGATGCAGTTGGTCGACCCCGACCAGACTTCTTTTGGCGCTGTTTTCCAGATGGGAAGGAT GTGTATGATAAATGGGGAAATGTTGTATGCCATGGTGTGAAGAGTGTTATAAAGGAGGGGCACAAGAGTTTTCCAAGTGGCCATACTTCAT GGTCCTTTGCTGGTCTTGGATTTTTCTCACTGTATTTGTCAGGAAAAATACAAGTATTTGATCGCAAAGGCCATGTTGCAAAACTTTGCATTGTTATTCTTCCACTACTTGTTGCATCACTTGTCGGAGTTTCTCTAGTAGATGACTACTGGCACCACTGGCAAGATGTGTTCGCTGGAGGTCTCCTAG GCCTTACGGTTGCCACCTTTTGCTATTTGAAGTTCTTTCCACCCCCATACCATGCCCAAG GTTGGGGTCCTTATGCATACTTCCAAGTGTTGGAGGAGTTGCGTTCAGGGGCACAAGTAACCAGCACAATAAATGGGAGCAACGTGCAGGTCACAGAGGCTCGGGTTGAGAATCAAGTAGACGAAACAAGCAACCATGGATGTATGGGGTTAACATTAGCACGTGGTTCTGGTTCAGCGTTGGAAGATTTAGAATCTGGGAGGAGATAG
- the LOC103405794 gene encoding protein PLASTID MOVEMENT IMPAIRED 2-like, whose amino-acid sequence MARREIGRFKENRTDTDALRAQAQSEMLDVMKRAKDLPSVIEESSSKAKSHTQEIEVLKKSQRHVGRHEDQVLAIGDVDNNKHTEVMRELELVRQELSMLKLDMASILEEKSQAEKQTEASNTKTLFYTSSVEAIRDEIKEATEEQVLAELARIEAAKEFGDIEAEREREASQFSSAVDKTRKKMEDIVKQVDYSRDLETKLAVTMSDVHVLQNELKVVKEMDKRIQRIDSLSRLEPSFRKEEDLEGSELLQSVTEELEAGKTELAALKEECSQYMASMDVIRNEHKHLTNKTARLRKTEEKSNSRVQNLNSKLLRAKAKLEDVSSSEEKEKSIVSNLSVTLDKLKVEAEAAKKEKELVCEETASIKSEILKMELEIESTEEKLQATMQELETVKSSEAVALENLKTLIENTVRARAFESHSSSSITISKFEHEYLTGRAVAAEGIADKKVAEAQAWVEALRASEKEILIRTDLTMRDLKKMRVDEEQGEEQNWGQKGERNVVSGNWQQATPRKAMKSNGYQTPYRRARYRKSASPGARNNFPIQKKKKVMPNLTKLFSGKKTAKDE is encoded by the coding sequence ATGGCACGCAGGGAAATAGGTCGATTCAAAGAAAACAGAACGGACACAGACGCCTTAAGAGCACAAGCGCAATCCGAGATGCTTGATGTGATGAAGAGAGCTAAAGATTTGCCTTCTGTAATTGAGGAATCAAGCTCCAAGGCGAAATCACATACACAAGAGATTGAAGTACTAAAGAAATCGCAAAGGCACGTAGGTAGGCATGAAGACCAGGTATTGGCTATTGGGGATGTGGACAATAACAAACATACAGAAGTGATGAGAGAATTGGAACTTGTGAGACAGGAACTAAGCATGCTTAAGCTTGATATGGCGTCGATTTTAGAAGAGAAATCGCAGGCAGAGAAGCAAACTGAGGCCTCAAATACAAAGACGTTGTTTTATACAAGTTCAGTGGAGGCAATCAGGGACGAGATTAAGGAAGCAACTGAAGAGCAAGTGCTAGCTGAGTTGGCCCGGATTGAAGCTGCAAAAGAATTTGGAGATATAGAAGCTGAGAGAGAAAGGGAAGCCAGTCAATTCTCATCGGCAGTGGACAAAACCAGGAAGAAAATGGAAGATATTGTTAAACAGGTTGATTACTCAAGAGACCTCGAAACCAAGTTAGCTGTCACAATGTCTGATGTGCATGTGTTGCAGAATGAACTAAAGGTAGTTAAAGAAATGGACAAAAGGATTCAAAGGATTGACAGCTTGAGTCGTTTAGAACCCAGTTTTCGGAAAGAGGAAGACTTGGAAGGCTCAGAGCTGTTACAGTCAGTTACGGAAGAACTTGAGGCGGGAAAGACAGAATTGGCTGCATTAAAAGAAGAATGTTCTCAGTACATGGCCTCCATGGATGTTATAAGAAATGAGCATAAGCATTTAACAAACAAGACAGCTCGGTTAAGGAAGACAGAAGAGAAATCAAATTCGAGGGTTCAAAATCTCAACTCAAAGCTTCTCCGAGCAAAAGCCAAGTTGGAAGATGTATCTTCATccgaagagaaagaaaaatcgATTGTGTCCAATCTATCTGTCACTCTTGACAAGCTCAAGGTAGAAGCAGAAGCtgcaaagaaagaaaaggagcTTGTCTGCGAAGAGACTGCAAGTATCAAGTCCGAAATTCTGAAAATGGAATTGGAGATAGAATCAACCGAGGAAAAGTTACAGGCTACAATGCAGGAGCTTGAAACAGTCAAATCATCCGAAGCTGTAGCGCTTGAAAATCTCAAAACTCTGATTGAGAACACCGTACGAGCTAGAGCTTTTGAGTCACATAGTAGTTCTTCAATTACCATATCCAAGTTTGAACACGAGTACCTGACTGGACGTGCAGTCGCAGCTGAAGGAATTGCGGATAAAAAGGTAGCAGAAGCTCAGGCATGGGTTGAAGCTCTCAGGGCCAGTGAGAAGGAAATACTGATAAGGACAGACTTAACTATGAGAGATCTTAAAAAGATGAGAGTGGACGAAGAGCAAGGAGAAGAACAAAACTGGGGACAAAAAGGGGAAAGAAATGTAGTATCTGGAAACTGGCAACAAGCCACACCTAGAAAGGCTATGAAAAGTAATGGATACCAGACTCCATACAGGCGGGCGAGGTATAGAAAATCTGCTTCTCCTGGAGCTCGGAATAATTTCcccattcaaaagaaaaagaaggtgaTGCCTAATCTGACTAAGTTATTCAGTGGTAAGAAAACTGCCAAAGATGAGTGA